One region of Nycticebus coucang isolate mNycCou1 chromosome 10, mNycCou1.pri, whole genome shotgun sequence genomic DNA includes:
- the TSACC gene encoding TSSK6-activating co-chaperone protein isoform X2, producing the protein MEQDTSHPTNRGVAQKPKECLGLLECMYANLQLQTQLAQQQMAILENLQASMTQLAPGRESKNSSLPALSHDLLLNHLPQFSK; encoded by the exons ATGGAGCAGGACACTAGCCATCCGACTAACAGAG GAGTTGCCCAGAAGCCCAAGGAATGCCTAGGACTCCTAGAATGTATGTATGCCAACCTCCAGCTTCAGACTCAGCTCGCCCAACAACAGATGGCTATCTTGGAAAATTTGCAAGCATCCATGACACAACTGGCTCCTGGGAGGGAAAGCAAGAACTCTTCTCTCCCAGCCTTATCTCATGATCTGTTGTTAAATCACCTGCCCCAATTCAGTAAATGA
- the TSACC gene encoding TSSK6-activating co-chaperone protein isoform X1 translates to MEQDTSHPTNRVPARKEGNAVPLCRAKPSPSYINLQASFLPASFLNIQTTKLSSGVAQKPKECLGLLECMYANLQLQTQLAQQQMAILENLQASMTQLAPGRESKNSSLPALSHDLLLNHLPQFSK, encoded by the exons ATGGAGCAGGACACTAGCCATCCGACTAACAGAG TTCCAGCCAGAAAGGAAGGTAATGCTGTGCCTCTTTGTAGAGCAAAACCTTCCCCAAGCTATATTAATCTTCAAGCAAGTTTCCTACCAGCTTCTTTCCTGAATATCCAGACAACAAAGCTGTCCTCAG GAGTTGCCCAGAAGCCCAAGGAATGCCTAGGACTCCTAGAATGTATGTATGCCAACCTCCAGCTTCAGACTCAGCTCGCCCAACAACAGATGGCTATCTTGGAAAATTTGCAAGCATCCATGACACAACTGGCTCCTGGGAGGGAAAGCAAGAACTCTTCTCTCCCAGCCTTATCTCATGATCTGTTGTTAAATCACCTGCCCCAATTCAGTAAATGA